A single Vulpes lagopus strain Blue_001 chromosome 3, ASM1834538v1, whole genome shotgun sequence DNA region contains:
- the DUSP1 gene encoding dual specificity protein phosphatase 1 — protein sequence MVMEVGSLDAGGLRTLLRERAAQCLLLDCRSFFAFNAGHIAGSVNVRFSTIVRRRAKGAMGLEHIVPNAELRGRLLAGAYHAVVLLDERSAALDGAKRDGTLALAAGALCREARAAQVFFLKGGYEAFSASCPELCSKQSTPMGLSLPLSTSVPDSTESGCSSCSTPLYDQGGPVEILPFLYLGSAYHASRKDMLDALGITALINVSANCPNHFEGHYQYKSIPVEDNHKADISSWFNEAIDFIDSIKNAGGRVFVHCQAGISRSATICLAYLMRTNRVKLDEAFEFVKQRRSIISPNFSFMGQLLQFESQVLAPHCSAEAGSPAMAVLDRSTSTTTVFNFPVSIPVHSTNSALSYLQSPITTSPSC from the exons ATGGTCATGGAAGTGGGCTCCCTGGACGCCGGAGGCCTGCGGACGCTGCTTCGGGAGCGCGCGGCGCAGTGCCTGCTGCTGGACTGCCGCTCCTTCTTCGCTTTCAACGCGGGCCACATCGCCGGCTCCGTCAACGTGCGCTTCAGCACCATCGTGCGGCGCCGGGCCAAGGGCGCCATGGGCCTGGAGCACATCGTGCCCAACGCCGAGCTGCGCGGCCGCCTGCTGGCCGGCGCCTACCACGCCGTGGTGCTGCTGGACGAGCGCAGCGCCGCCCTGGACGGCGCCAAGCGCGACGGCACCCTGGCCCTGGCCGCGGGCGCGCTCTGCCGCGAGGCGCGCGCCGCGCAAGTCTTCTTCCTCAAAG GAGGCTATGAAGCTTTCTCAGCTTCCTGCCCGGAGCTGTGCAGCAAACAGTCGACCCCCATGGGGCTCAGCCTTCCTCTGAGTACTAGCGTCCCTGACAGCACCGAATCCGGGTGCAGTTCTTGCAGCACCCCACTCTATGACCAG GGTGGCCCGGTGGAGATCCTCCCCTTTCTGTACCTGGGCAGTGCCTATCATGCTTCCCGCAAAGACATGCTGGACGCCTTGGGCATCACTGCCTTGATCAACGTCTCAGCCAATTGTCCCAATCATTTTGAGGGTCACTACCAGTACAAGAGCATCCCTGTGGAAGACAACCATAAGGCGGACATCAGCTCCTGGTTCAACGAGGCTATTGACTTCATAG ACTCCATCAAGAATGCTGGAGGAAGGGTGTTTGTCCACTGCCAGGCAGGCATTTCCCGATCAGCCACCATCTGCCTCGCTTACCTCATGAGGACTAACCGAGTCAAGCTGGATGAGGCCTTTGAGTTTGTGAAGCAGAGAAGAAGCATCATTTCCCCCAACTTCAGCTTCATGGGCCAACTGCTGCAGTTTGAGTCCCAAGTCCTGGCTCCACACTGCTCAGCAGAGGCTGGGAGCCCTGCCATGGCTGTGCTGGACCGCAGCACCTCCACCACTACCGTCTTCAACTTCCCTGTCTCCATCCCCGTCCACTCCACGAACAGTGCGTTGAGCTACCTGCAGAGCCCCATTACGACCTCTCCCAGCTGCTGA